The Gossypium hirsutum isolate 1008001.06 chromosome D06, Gossypium_hirsutum_v2.1, whole genome shotgun sequence genome contains the following window.
TCCGCTGGGTTTCAAATTTGTCTTCTTCTACTACTGAAACTCTCTCCACTTGCAAAACATACGGTTCACTTCCATTGAAGCCTCCGCTTTTCTCCTCTATATTCCACCTTCCTCCTCGTCCTAGATTTCAACTCCTAATCCGAGCTACGGCTGCCATGGAAACAGATCAAAGTGCAGTCACAAGCACGACCGCCAACTCCACGAACCCACCGATGAAACTCCTTTTCGTGGAGATGGGTGTTGGTTATGATCAACATGGGTTcgtcttcttcttcctcttcttaaTCTTATATAAAACACCCATTTTACTTTTTCTGGTTTGATTTAATCCGATAAAGCACTTATTTTATGAATTATTGCATTGAATCAGGCAAGATATCACATCAGCAGCAATGAGGGCTTGCAGGGATGCTatttcttctaattcaattccTGCATTTAGGAGAGGTATATGGGTTTGCTGTTCAGTTTTTGTGCAGTAAGATTAGAagattttagaatttatattgtTTCTCTTTAGTGTTGTTTAAACCATGAGACCAGCATCGTTCTGTATTTAAGAATTCTCTTTTGAAGTTGTTTCATTAGATGTAATGAGATAAAATTCCTGCAGGATCCATACCTGGGGTCTCATTTGAGCAAATGAAATTACTGATCAAGTTAGGTGTTCCTCATTCTCTTCAACACTCATTGGATATTGAGAGGGTGAAGTCTGTTTTTCCTTAGTGAGTATCCACACCTCTGGAACTTGGTGCCTCAATTTTTGAACTCTTTTATCTCCTTTACAAATTGCTTGTTCTTGTTTAAGCACATATCCTTGTTGACTGATTTATTAACTTTTAACATATAGAGCATCTATGGTTGTTAATGTATGAGGATATCCATTCCAATATACTCTTACAAAATTCTGATCAATAATTTTCCAAGCATGAAGTAAATAGCTAATAACCCTTGTTTCCGATGAGCTCAGTGACCTAATTGTATTGCTTACTCTGTGTAAAATTTAACCCATGTTGAGACCTCTCTAATCTTCTAACTACTAATGCGAATTTAACTATGCCTTTCTTCAATTGGTCTTATTCTTCCATCACAAATCACTTTTGTTTGTGATATGtcattgattttgaaaatttaccttcCAGAAATGTTGGGGACCAAATAAGAACGTCCATGTAAATCAAACCAGTTACAAACTCCTATTGCTTTTTTGCAATATTTATATAACTCGTAAATGTCTCTCttgtttttttcttctcattCTTCCAATTGAATGCAgtggaaaaattttgaatgttgaaGTTGTGGATGGAGGACTAGTATGCTCAAGTGGCGTGTATGTAGAAGAAATGGGAGATAAGAATGATGATTGTTACATAGTTAATGCTGCAGTTTATGTTGGTTACTAGTTTTATTCCCACTGCCATCTTGAGAGTTTCTTTCAAGGTTAGCTTTCTGTCTTCACTAAATATTGCTTGCTCCTGATGCAAATCCACTCTTATTGATTCATAGCAGATGAACTGTACTTTGTATACTGTagatttaacaaataaaatggaTCTGTCAAGGGCTATTAATAAGTTGTACCCTATGTAATTTTCTTTACATGCTTTCTTAATTGCTATTCGTAGGACATCTTAGTTTGTACTATGTTTTTGCTTGACATGTGGTGCAATAATAGTTTTGGACTTGAGTTTGGTGGTgcaataatatttttgttttatttttcggaataattgaaataacatattttttCCCTGCAAAGTATCAAATTGAAGGAGGTAATTTTCTATGGAAAGGTATTATTGAAAAAACATATGTACCAAGGGATACATTTTGATGTGTAACTATTCGCTGCCTATACAAAACTACTGACTTATTGTATACTAGAGGTAAAATAAAGTGTTGATTCACGCCTCAAGTTtcgtttttatttcatttaattttgtttctagCGCCACAAGTTTTCCTACATTGAATGGTCATAATTGGTATATGTTGCAGTATTTGGACCATGGCATCAAGTAGACTTCAGTCTTCGGGCGCCTATGCTGAAAGTTGGCATGCTTTTGACGGAGAATATTTGTATAACTGCACCATCTTTATTTCCTGCTGCTTGATCCTATgtgatgctttttttttttttgtggaatTGGTGATTTTTGGAACACCCTATTTTCCCTAGAAGAAacaagtataattcttgttatacACGAACAGATCTTTCAGACAATAATAATTAATTGCTAAACATATTGCCTAGTCTTTACTGGCACCAGAGATTATTGTTTTCCTAATTAATGATGAACTTAGAATACACATAATTCAACTGCTCCTTAATTCCGAGACTATTGTTAGTATATGGAGACATAGCTTATGCAGGTAAGGAGATATATAAAGCATAGTAGAAAACTACTTATATTTCTCCAACAGCAAACATAGGATTGTGATGAATCTGTCCAACAAGGGTCTAGATGCTTCAAAGATTTACAgttatttttggttaaaagatCAATCACTCTGCAATTTTAGATTACAACTTTCAGCACCACCATGAATGCACAATTGTGGATGAAAAGGGAAGTTCTTTGTAGCCCAATGTGTCAGATAAAGAGAGCTGTATATAGAAGCAGGTCCCAACCAGGAAGACACCATTTGCTGCTGCAGTCATTACCTGAACGGCTCAAGTCAAAACAGCCTATATCTTTTATTTGGGTCTAGGCCCTTGGAGGGTTTCGAAAATCAATATCCTCCAGTCCAATTAACCCCTAGTTGGGCTAAGCAAGAACTTCAATCTCTCTACTCGACCCATAACATTCCATCTCTACCCAAAGCCATTTTGAGGCAGTGTAGCTCTAGAAGATATCCGGATAAGAAAATAGTGAGGCAGAGTGCCGAGGCGAAAACAATGGCTTCAATGCCAGTAATAACATCACCTCAATGCCTTCCTACAAAACCCATAAGAACCCACATCCCTTCAGCTTCCCTCACTCTCTTAACAGGTTCAAGGAGAAGAATTTCCGTCTCTTCCAATGCGGCAAACAAGTCTTCCCTTCTTCACTGCTCCTTTCTCCCTTCTTCATCATCTTCTCTCTCTTTCCCTTCTTCCTTTTCAGGTAACGGCACAGTTTCCCATTTTTGTTAATTTCTGATTTCTTCGATgggttttaatttcaaaatttggtGGTAGGGTTATCTTTGGGGACTGATTTTGGTTCAAATAATGGGGTGAAGAATGAGAGAAGGAGATGCCTGGTGGTTAGGGCAGGAAAGGCTGCACTTTGTCAAACAAAGAGGAATAGGTCTCGGAAATCATTGGCTCGAACTCATGGGTTCCGTAGAAGAATGAGAACCACTAGTGGGAGAGCTGTATTGAAACGTAGACGTGCTAAGGGCCGGAAGGTCCTCTGCACCAAATCAAATCCAAACAGTGGGAAACGCTAAACTTTCTCTTTTTTGTTTCAGTGATTTTATGATGTTTAAAGGATAATTTAGGCAAACACTTAGCCATGCCTGCTTTGTTGGTTCAGTTGTGCAATATTCATCGATTGAAACCCTCATTTTAATGATTATTATTCGATTAATTGCTGTTGTCTAGTAGGTACTTGGCATTTTTGGACATCTGATGAATAATTTTTTCTTCAACATTTTACTTGCATAATATAATGCTTTGGGTTGTTTTGGTTACATAAAGTATACTTGCACCATATTGTTAAGAGAAATACTATATTTAATTTATGATAATGCAAATAAAGTGAGAATAAAGAAGCCatgtttcatgtttttttttataggGCAAAGTAGGAAcataaatttacttaaaaatatGGTAAATAACAGTTTTTAATGGACTAATTGTAacgagaagagtaagttatagcATTAAATGGATTAATAGGTGAGTTGGTGTGCGAATGTGAAAGGATGTTGCAATGCCTTGGCTAGTGTAATGACTAGGACTTGGCTAATGAAATACTTCATGAAACATGAAGTGTAATGGATAATTGTAATAAAGATATGGCTATTAGCTCAATGAGCTTAAACAAATGTGCATCATGAAAGGTTGAGTATATCAGAAATTGTGTGAAACAAGGCTTAATTATTATTGACAACCACCTATCTAATATAAGAGCAAGAGAGTATAAACTCTTAGATTAAAATATGAATGGTTGCCTACTGAATCCTTGATTATGACTATGATATATGGGTGCTACACTGGGAAGTATCAAGTCGCAATGTGTATGCACACGTGCATAAATGAAAgagtgaatatgtgaatatgattgcAGTGAAACGAAATTGAATTGTTACTTAAACTTTGCTCTTCTATATTTAGAGAAGTTGTAGCATACAATTGACATGCTATAGGAAATAGTATGTGCATTGTCGAATATAAGAGCAAGAGAGTAAAATCTTAGATTAAAACATGAATGGTTGCCTACTGAATCCttgattatgattatgatatatGGGTGCTACTCTAAAAAGTATCAAGTGGCAATGTGTATGGATATGTGCATAAATGAATgagtgaatatgtgaatatgattgcGGTGAAACAAAATTGAATTGTTACTTAAACTTTAACATGACTTACTTGTATGCTTCCATAATTATAAATAAGTGTCGGATCTTGAGGCCATAGGAGATTGAAGAATCAAATAATGAACTTGAAAAtcaatttaactaagtaaaactTGATTTATAAAATGTGTAAGAATGAGAATTTGAACTATGTTGaccttaatttaattatatagtaAATTGTTAATGAATGTGCCGGAGTTCCATATGGATTAACCCCTTTAAAGGTTGTAAGGTAAGTTGAGTATCTTCCTTGTTTGCTCACTAAACATTTATGCTTAACCCTTCATTATTTCTTGTGCGTAGATTGATTGTGGATCACAAAAAGTTGTACTATTCAAGAGGTTCCAAATCTATGGGATTTCAGAACATTGTTGGTCCTGAAAAGCACCAGGCAGTGGCTCTTCGCATTCAATTAGGTAAGTTATCCTTTTTTCAATTGTAGGATAGATGCCTACCAAGACACCTTGTATTATCAAGCAAACCGTCAATTATTTTCGCAATTGTGTCATCTTTGGAGTAATTCACTGTTTCTTTGGTGACTCCTCTATTGTCATCCAAAACACGTTAGTCATTGTGAGGAGGTAAATGGATAACTAATTCAACATAATAGTAGCATAAGGCAAGGATTTCATTGATGAGAACACTTGTACTATGATCCAAAATTGCAAAATTGCACTTGAGTAGAAGCTCTTCAATGATAGGTTCAAAGTCACAACATACTTGGGCAgaccataaaaaaatttctttataaTTGCTACCATGGAGTTCACATTGGGAAACTTCATTAATCCTAAAATATGGATGCATTTTGAAAGACTTGACAAAGTCAATTTCGGAGAAACCCTCTGCTATGTTGAGTATAACAATTGTGGCCCTGGTGCTAACCTTAAAGCAGGAGTTAACTAGAAGGGTTACCCAAGATTAATAGGATGGCTGTCGTGAAATTTACTATTCAATCATTGCTTTTGAGAAAAGAGAACCAGTTGCCATTGACTAGCATTCCTTTCACTACTACATTAAGATATCGAAGAACATATTATCTAATAAATGAAATAGGAAAAATTAACTACAAAAGAagcataaataagtaaaaaaaacatttatggTATTCTCTTATCATTTATAAATAGCAAATGGAGGCATGTCTTATCACCATAATAAATTCTAACTTCGAAAGCTTCTATTAGTGATAACTCTAAATTATAGAGttatttaaatacattttaactTACAGTTTCATATACGTTAAGGGTGATTCATAATAATTTAGGTTAATTGtaatttgttattaaaataattcaCTTTGGTTGATTATATGCTATAACAAGAAATTTTCATCCATGAAGGTGACCGGTGGACTCAAATGGAAGAAAGAATTGAAATTCACATACTAATGCCTAATGCTGCAGCTATGCCACGGCATAGGACCAATGAATTGGGCTTGGGAATTCTAAAAATTTGGATGCCAAAATCAGCTTTGTTGGGCTTCAGAACACGTCTTAACCCAATTCTGGAGATGAACAACAAACCAGAAGGTCCAGCAGAAGCCTAAACCATATGCCTAAggagaaaataacaaaaattcaaaagaTGAGGGACCTAGTCTTCaacttcttcaaccccatggagTGAATCAAGAAAGCACTTACCAGCCTTGAAAGAATTAAGGAAACCGCAACGTACATGGAGAAAATCATGCAAACAACCACCAACTTTGAGAAAATAAAACAACTCCCTCCCTTCAAtataacaactcatttttcagcTATACCAGAAACGGAAATTTCGAAACTCTATTTTTTGATGATTGAATTAGTAAATatgatttattaatatttatgagcctatTATAGATTTATATTGATTTCTGGTCCATTTTTTATTGATATGAATGGAGTTATACATGTTACAATTGAAgtgtgattgaattgatatatgttATTTGATTGACTGTTATGATCTGTACGGATATGTTATAATTTCATGATAAGTAACGTACTAATCTCTGAATATTTGTGATGTACATATAAATGTTACATGATGCGCTaaaggattttcatggttaatttcaatatgttttaaTTGCTTAGATTATCtgaatattaatgtaagttaagtaaattttgtatgagcttacCAAGCATATGAAATGCTTACTCTATTCATTTTCTATCTCTGTAGTAGTGGCCATTTTTATGGAACATATCAAATAGATCACctcagagctcacactatccaatttctgACTCGGTAGACCTTTAATGTTCGATACTTGGTTATGTCGCATGTATATAGGAGATGTATTATAGTTATGGTTACTTTGAATTTTCTTAAGTTGGATTATTTATAATGTTTGAATTTGGGTGATATTTGACATGAAGTTAAGTGTGCATGTTAATCATGTTAGGAATTGCTATCAAATGTGGCTTGATTGTTTAAAGGCTAGTTGTGAATAGCAAGTGGTGTTTGAATATGTGTGTAATTTTCTGGGCATACTGTATGTATTGATATGTTTGATAAACATTTGAATGTTTTAGGAATGAGTGAATATTTTCGATGGTCAGCAGTCAGACTATTCGTGAAGACAGTTTGCAGTTTGCTTGTCTACGTGATTGTCCGCTGTTTGTTTGTTCATGTGATAGTCCGTTAAGTATGAATCCATATGCATAATTCCTCCAAGTGTGAATTTGCATGCATGAGTCTATCAATAATGATTTCATGCGGAGTATCCAACAAGTGTAAGTCCGTTAGGACTAATCACTTAATAATATTCCG
Protein-coding sequences here:
- the LOC107901731 gene encoding uncharacterized protein; its protein translation is MSICFRWVSNLSSSTTETLSTCKTYGSLPLKPPLFSSIFHLPPRPRFQLLIRATAAMETDQSAVTSTTANSTNPPMKLLFVEMGVGYDQHGQDITSAAMRACRDAISSNSIPAFRRGSIPGVSFEQMKLLIKLGVPHSLQHSLDIERVKSVFPYGKILNVEVVDGGLVCSSGVYVEEMGDKNDDCYIVNAAVYVGY
- the LOC107901732 gene encoding 50S ribosomal protein L34, chloroplastic, with the translated sequence MASMPVITSPQCLPTKPIRTHIPSASLTLLTGSRRRISVSSNAANKSSLLHCSFLPSSSSSLSFPSSFSGLSLGTDFGSNNGVKNERRRCLVVRAGKAALCQTKRNRSRKSLARTHGFRRRMRTTSGRAVLKRRRAKGRKVLCTKSNPNN